The Kluyveromyces marxianus DMKU3-1042 DNA, complete genome, chromosome 6 genome window below encodes:
- the NUP145 gene encoding nucleocytoplasmic transporter NUP145, which translates to MFGNNKPPGSLFGNLNTSTPTTSTPTSNGLLNNKPNTGSLFGGNAVSTPSPGNPTGFNTTQTNNKPALNLFGNNNAAQNTPQANSLFQSSNTVSSTPKPLLFSAPGNNNTQQSGGLFSNSNTQQPSQNNALGTSTTNGFKLGEQTSSTNQVGGLFGNKITTNSNATGTAGTGTGSLFGNNSGQSNILSSNSNTLNNSNTAPKTSLFGNSSSQGTGSLFSTNKPTGLSNTFMNNPQSMQPNSQQVTSNPYGLQLNSTTVLTMPESITSSLASQPKPASEMKPSRKFSTASSSTSTLNTSSNSTLIGKLTSRLKNLKSRETTQGLFSPSNKFLVRQDGIAQPTKEDSNIKSKQINGKNALLTSLYQKDFSNIKKLTIDTNRSAAKKMRLLSGESSTTKIKSLEEKESSNNNATKNDKLLFSSNPLEMSPVQKTSVASNEELNPSSSSTTDYWCSPTVEQLKKLSKKQLANVSNFVIGRKNIGSISFEYDVDLTAFSEDFNDLFGKTVIFNENKTVEVYPDPDNKPQVGYGLNVPAVITLQNVYPIDKKTKKPITDNSKIAEVQYFIKRLRNMKEMEFISYNPFGGVWTFKVKHFSVWGIVNEEDIEVDTEEAINESAKEIKNRHLAFPKGYYGGKMFAPINEDSEEEDQNLTGNETVAIRKDVLGLDNEIPVSSSIENDYNDADMSLIIKEKPYEPSEVNEEDLDLLNSSPELMTSRNWKEQLELAGDSKNSIFSKPFMLKNTTTDSLDDILFPNFQEQLAAYKSIKAERRMNSAISLAKFNNNGKLLVKDPSHPSGCKQIIFRSNVQINKSAFDRVFTSYLNTSIISTRKNGYPAVEECSLNFNNIASAYSNVPNEDKILKLASILFDPISLSYDVHNKQVYDTLVKKQRYMNLCQWLVEETADEVDSKLSTAEPLESIFLYLAKNDIVNASKTAISSNNKHLAVLISLLGSNDPIVSETASAQIAKWKSLGSKVNPVIISIYQLLTGSPFNSGSLINESNNYSWLVNFGLQLYYGDIDSFSLQELTLKALTNPFIDTASLTSFEKMSMNIMKLFACSNLQVEVLLDELRTYSKTFDVRLCWFFTQMLKRDDMSNLLRDRITLEFIEQLKIDAMYKEALFVACFISNDFVAQQMIDQILSSEIIYFTSAENETILERLSISSAIIHRHLALHDKYCGDYLSEVRNLLKAGQYKEAEIVVITTVAPKLILNAKSNKDHLLLLDQLLKKFPAHTISTWDKGLAVYEKYIKLILNDSVDENTIHSIITALPPLRNEYSQHELVNVACSFISETVSELFLINFESLSKKIPKESLLSLPLGQPESKYLSKVLSSM; encoded by the coding sequence ATGTTCGGAAACAATAAACCACCAGGCTCATTGTTCGGTAATTTGAACACTTCTACACCGACAACGTCGACACCAACTAGTAATGGCCTTTTGAATAACAAACCAAACACGGGGTCCCTTTTTGGAGGCAATGCTGTGTCTACACCTAGCCCTGGAAATCCAACAGGATTCAATACCACACAGACTAATAATAAACCTGCCTTGAACCTTTTTGGCAACAACAATGCCGCGCAAAATACGCCTCAAGCTAACTCGTTATTTCAATCATCAAACactgtttcttcaactccGAAGCCCTTATTATTTTCAGCTCCAGGAAACAACAATACACAACAGAGTGGTGGTTTATTTAGTAACTCCAATACACAACAGCCTTCTCAAAACAATGCACTAGgtactagtactactaaCGGATTTAAGCTTGGCGAACAAACATCTAGTACGAATCAAGTTGGTGGATTATTTGGAAACAAAATCACCACAAATTCCAATGCTACAGGAACTGCTGGTACTGGGACGGGATCGTTGTTTGGCAATAATTCTGGACAGTCAAACATTTTGTCCTCCAATTCTAATACCTTAAACAATTCAAACACAGCTCCCAAAACTTCTCTCTTTGGTAACTCTTCATCTCAAGGAACAGGTAGTCTTTTTTCGACTAACAAACCAACGGGTCTCTCTAATACCTTTATGAATAACCCACAATCAATGCAGCCGAACAGTCAACAAGTTACTAGTAATCCTTATGGCCTCCAACTAAATTCTACGACAGTGTTAACTATGCCTGAGTCAATCACTTCTTCCCTAGCAAGCCAACCTAAACCTGCATCGGAGATGAAACCTAGCAGGAAATTTTCCACCGCCTCTTCCTCTACATCAACTTTGAACACGTCAAGTAATTCAACACTAATAGGAAAGCTAACTTCGAGACTAAAAAATCTGAAGAGCAGGGAAACGACTCAGGGCCTATTTTCTCCATCCAATAAATTTTTAGTTAGGCAGGATGGTATTGCACAACCTACAAAGGAAGAttcaaatatcaaaagtAAACAGATTAATGGTAAAAATGCTTTACTTACATCCCTATACCAAAAGGATTTCTCtaatatcaagaagttgactATAGACACCAATAGAAGTGCAGCTAAAAAGATGAGATTGCTAAGTGGCGAGTCTTCAACCacaaaaatcaaaagtcTCGAAGAGAAGGAATCAAGCAATAACAATGCCACAAAGAACGACAAActcttgttttcttcaaatcctCTAGAGATGAGTCCAGTCCAAAAAACATCAGTCGCCTCTAATGAGGAACTCAATCCTagttcaagttcaacaacCGATTACTGGTGTTCTCCTACTGTAGAACAACTAAAAAAACTGTCAAAAAAGCAACTAGCGAACGTCTCAAACTTTGTTATAGGACGTAAGAACATTGGTTCGATAAGTTTTGAATATGATGTGGATTTAACTGCATTCAGTGAAGATTTTAATGACCTATTTGGAAAAACTGTTATAtttaatgaaaacaaaacggTAGAAGTTTATCCAGATCCAGATAATAAACCACAGGTGGGATACGGCCTAAATGTCCCAGCTGTCATCACGTTACAAAATGTTTATCCAATCGATAAAAAGACTAAAAAACCAATTACCGATAACTCCAAAATTGCAGAAGTCCAATACTTTATCAAACGTTTGAGAAACATGAAAGAGATGGAATTTATCTCATACAATCCATTTGGTGGTGTTTGGACCTTCAAGGTTAAACATTTTAGCGTTTGGGGTATCgtaaatgaagaagacattGAGGTTGATACCGAAGAAGCAATTAATGAATCTGCAAAGGAGATTAAGAATAGACATTTGGCATTCCCAAAAGGCTACTATGGGGGCAAAATGTTTGCTCCAATTAATGAGGatagtgaagaagaagatcaaaacTTGACGGGTAATGAAACTGTAGCAATAAGGAAAGATGTTTTGGGTTTAGATAATGAGATACCTGTCAGCTCTTCTATCGAAAATGACTATAATGATGCTGATATGTCTCTTAttataaaggaaaaacctTACGAACCTTCTGAGGTTAACGAAGAGGATTTAGATCTTCTTAATTCGTCTCCCGAACTAATGACATCTAGAAATTGGAAGGAACAGCTAGAATTAGCTGGTGACAGTAAAAACTCTATCTTTTCCAAACCTTTCATGTTGAAAAACACTACAACGGATTCGTTAGATGATATTTTGTTCCCCAACTTCCAAGAACAATTAGCTGCTTACAAATCCATCAAAGCTGAGAGAAGAATGAACTCAGCCATTTCACTTGCTAAATTTAACAACAACGGGAAACTTTTAGTTAAGGATCCTTCTCACCCATCTGGTTGTAAACAGATCATTTTCAGATCTAATGTTCAAATCAATAAATCGGCCTTTGATAGAGTTTTCACCAGTTACTTGAACACTTCAATAATTAGCACAAGGAAAAATGGCTATCCTGCTGTTGAAGAATGCTCAttaaacttcaacaatattGCATCAGCTTATTCAAACGTTCCAAATGAAGAtaaaattttgaaattagCTTCCATTCTATTTGATCCCATATCTCTTTCATATGATGTTCATAATAAGCAAGTATATGATACATTGGTtaagaaacaaagatatATGAACTTGTGTCAGTGGTTGGTTGAAGAGACTGCCGATGAAGTTGACTCCAAGCTATCTACAGCGGAGCCACTTGAGAGCATTTTCCTCTACCTAGCTAAGAATGACATTGTAAATGCATCAAAAACTGCCATCTCATCCAACAATAAACATTTGGCCGTTTTAATATCTTTACTAGGCTCTAACGATCCAATTGTAAGCGAGACAGCTTCGGCTCAAATTGCCAAATGGAAATCTTTAGGATCTAAGGTTAACCCCGTAATCATCAGCATATACCAGCTTCTAACCGGCTCGCCGTTTAATTCTGGTTCACTTATCAATGAGAGCAATAACTACTCATGGCTAGTGAATTTCGGATTGCAGTTATATTATGGCGATATcgattctttctctctACAAGAATTGACTCTGAAAGCGTTGACCAACCCATTTATTGATACAGCATCACTGACATCGTTCGAGAAGATGTCAATGAATATAATGAAATTATTTGCATGCTCAAACTTACAAGTGGAGGTATTATTGGATGAACTCAGAACCTATTCTAAGACGTTTGATGTACGCCTGTGCTGGTTTTTCACCCAAATGTTGAAGAGAGATGATATGAGTAACCTCTTACGTGATAGAATCACTTTGGAGTTCATTGAGCAGTTGAAAATTGATGCAATGTACAAAGAAGCATTATTTGTAGCATGTTTCATCAGCAACGATTTTGTTGCACAGCAAATGATTGATCAAATATTAAGTTCTGAAATCATCTACTTTACATCTGCcgaaaatgaaacaatCCTTGAACGACTAAGCATTTCGTCAGCTATAATTCATCGTCACTTAGCTTTACACGACAAATATTGCGGAGATTATCTTTCAGAGGTCAGAAATCTATTAAAGGCTGGACAATATAAGGAGGCAGAAATTGTAGTCATAACGACTGTTGCACCAAAACTTATATTAAATGCTAAATCAAACAAGGATCATCTCTTACTGCTAGATCAActtttaaagaaattccCAGCTCATACTATCTCTACTTGGGATAAGGGTTTGGCGGTTTATGAAAAGTATATTAAGCTTATACTAAATGATTCTGTTGATGAGAATACGATTCACTCGATAATCACTGCACTACCACCTTTACGCAATGAGTATTCCCAACACGAGTTAGTTAATGTTGCATGCTCTTTCATTTCGGAGACAGTGAGTGAGCTATTCCTCATTAACTTTGAATCTCTATCgaaaaaaattccaaaagaaaGCCTATTATCTTTACCACTTGGCCAACCTGAGTCTAAGTACCTTTCAAAAGTTTTGTCTTCTATGTAA